A genomic window from Mesosutterella faecium includes:
- the rpmB gene encoding 50S ribosomal protein L28 — translation MARVCQVTGKAPMVGHTVSHANNKTKRRFMPNLQYRRFWVESENRWVRLRLTTAGLRTVDKVGIDAVLADLRARGEM, via the coding sequence ATGGCACGAGTGTGTCAAGTCACCGGCAAGGCGCCGATGGTCGGCCATACCGTCTCGCACGCGAACAATAAAACCAAGCGTCGCTTCATGCCCAACCTGCAGTATCGTCGTTTCTGGGTTGAGAGCGAAAACCGTTGGGTCCGCCTGCGTTTGACGACGGCGGGTCTGCGGACGGTTGACAAGGTTGGTATCGATGCGGTTTTAGCGGATCTCCGCGCCCGCGGTGAGATGTAA
- a CDS encoding bifunctional riboflavin kinase/FAD synthetase, protein MKVFLGFPPQRAAARTAVAIGNFDGVHRGHQVLLRGAADFAVSHPGVTACALTFEPHPKEFFCPDSAPARISTLRDKIALFSRYGSEMACVARFTRALADMTPEQFVSGILGARLHAAFVAVGSNFTFGRRGSGTAGDLRRLCEPLGIEVFAPEVLREDGGCVSSSRLRGLLAAGDLEEAERLMGHPCTITGRVGHGEEMGRKLGFPTLNLRPLPPGCRSRPAAEGVFASWVCGLADRPLPGITSIGCRPTLGERLRYTCETNVLGWRGNAYGRMIQVRLVRKLRDNRKFSGLEELRAGIRGDEAAARAFFSETQGGPGRAFEERPSNT, encoded by the coding sequence ATGAAGGTCTTCCTAGGCTTCCCCCCGCAGCGCGCCGCGGCCCGCACGGCCGTCGCGATCGGCAATTTCGACGGCGTGCACCGCGGCCACCAGGTGCTGCTGCGCGGCGCGGCGGACTTCGCCGTCTCGCACCCCGGGGTCACGGCCTGCGCGCTCACCTTCGAGCCGCACCCGAAGGAGTTCTTCTGCCCGGACAGCGCTCCGGCCCGCATCTCGACCCTGCGCGACAAAATCGCGCTTTTCTCCCGCTACGGCTCGGAGATGGCCTGCGTCGCGCGCTTTACCCGCGCGCTCGCGGACATGACCCCCGAGCAGTTCGTAAGCGGCATCCTTGGCGCGAGGCTGCACGCGGCCTTCGTCGCCGTGGGCTCGAACTTTACCTTCGGGCGCCGGGGCAGCGGCACGGCCGGCGACCTGCGGCGGCTCTGCGAGCCGCTCGGCATCGAGGTGTTCGCGCCCGAAGTGCTGCGCGAGGACGGCGGCTGCGTCTCCTCCTCGAGGCTGCGCGGGCTGCTTGCCGCCGGGGATCTCGAGGAGGCCGAGCGCCTGATGGGACACCCCTGCACGATCACGGGCCGCGTCGGGCACGGCGAGGAAATGGGCAGGAAGCTCGGCTTTCCCACCCTCAACCTGAGGCCGCTGCCGCCCGGCTGCCGCTCCAGGCCCGCGGCCGAAGGAGTGTTCGCCTCCTGGGTCTGCGGGCTGGCCGACCGGCCCCTGCCCGGCATCACGAGCATCGGCTGCCGCCCGACGCTGGGCGAGCGGCTGCGCTACACCTGCGAGACGAACGTGCTCGGCTGGAGGGGAAACGCCTACGGCCGGATGATCCAGGTGCGGCTCGTGCGCAAGCTGCGGGACAATCGCAAGTTTTCCGGCCTTGAGGAGCTCAGGGCCGGCATCAGGGGCGACGAGGCTGCGGCCCGCGCCTTTTTCTCGGAGACGCAGGGAGGCCCCGGCCGGGCCTTCGAAGAGCGTCCCTCCAACACTTAA
- a CDS encoding RsmB/NOP family class I SAM-dependent RNA methyltransferase encodes MPGQRNRHFEGRAGARGKGRGASRPRAAGAGRPGGGRGPRGEAVAGTPFIVGHLADALHMVLKLDGPADVLLSLYFRKNHELGSRDRGLVAETVYYALRHLASIAWAMAPAVPERSPRLAALVALALRFGRGQISEAAAGRDAAALDAVLAKAKDVSEAPAPVRAELPDWLYDRIRAQYPDAEAFFRAIAQPAPLDLRVNSLKADPKSVAEEFAERGVQASPMHYSPDGLRLAEKVGIGSWPVYREGRVDIQDEGSQLIARLLAPCRRLMVCDFCAGAGGKTLAIGALMKSTGSLYAFDVNAKRLAGMVPRLRRSGLTNVHPIAIRDEYDRRLGRLIGKFDRVLVDAPCTGTGTLRRNPDLRWRLSVAELERINAVQASVIRSAARLVKKGGRLVYATCSVLREENQGVVEAFLAEHPEFELRSAPDILAAQKVPFTAEERERMGSYFVMLPQANATDGFFSAVLERVAEDPARAAHEGGAPRGR; translated from the coding sequence ATGCCCGGACAGCGGAACAGACACTTCGAGGGGAGAGCCGGGGCGCGCGGCAAAGGACGCGGCGCCTCCCGTCCCCGGGCGGCGGGCGCGGGGCGGCCGGGCGGCGGCCGCGGCCCCCGCGGCGAGGCCGTGGCGGGGACGCCGTTCATCGTGGGGCACCTCGCCGACGCGCTGCACATGGTGCTTAAGCTCGACGGCCCGGCCGACGTGCTGTTGTCGCTTTATTTCAGAAAAAACCACGAGCTCGGGTCGCGCGACCGGGGCCTGGTGGCTGAAACCGTGTACTACGCGCTGCGGCACCTCGCCTCGATCGCCTGGGCGATGGCGCCGGCCGTGCCCGAGCGCTCGCCGCGGCTTGCCGCCCTCGTGGCGCTCGCCCTGCGCTTTGGCCGCGGGCAGATCTCCGAGGCCGCCGCGGGGCGCGACGCCGCCGCGCTCGACGCGGTTCTCGCAAAGGCCAAGGACGTCAGTGAGGCCCCGGCCCCGGTGCGCGCGGAGCTGCCCGACTGGCTCTACGACAGGATCAGGGCGCAGTACCCCGACGCCGAGGCCTTCTTCCGCGCGATCGCCCAGCCCGCGCCGCTCGACCTGCGCGTGAACTCCCTCAAGGCCGACCCGAAGTCCGTCGCGGAGGAGTTCGCCGAGCGCGGCGTGCAGGCCTCCCCGATGCACTACTCGCCCGACGGGCTGAGGCTCGCCGAGAAGGTGGGCATCGGCTCCTGGCCCGTCTACCGCGAGGGCCGCGTCGACATCCAGGACGAGGGCAGCCAGCTCATCGCGAGGCTGCTCGCGCCCTGCCGCAGGCTGATGGTCTGCGACTTCTGCGCGGGCGCGGGCGGAAAGACCCTCGCCATCGGGGCGCTCATGAAGTCGACCGGATCGCTCTACGCCTTCGACGTGAACGCGAAGCGGCTCGCCGGCATGGTGCCCAGGCTCCGCCGCTCGGGCCTCACCAACGTGCACCCGATAGCGATCCGCGACGAGTACGACCGCCGGCTCGGCCGCCTGATCGGAAAATTCGACCGCGTGCTGGTCGACGCCCCGTGCACCGGCACGGGGACGCTGCGGCGCAATCCCGACCTGCGCTGGCGGCTTTCGGTGGCGGAGCTCGAGCGCATCAACGCGGTCCAGGCCTCTGTGATCCGCTCGGCGGCCCGCCTCGTGAAAAAAGGCGGCCGGCTCGTCTACGCGACCTGCTCGGTGCTGCGCGAGGAGAACCAGGGCGTGGTCGAGGCGTTCCTCGCCGAGCACCCGGAGTTCGAGCTGCGCAGCGCCCCGGACATCCTCGCCGCCCAGAAGGTGCCTTTCACAGCCGAGGAGCGCGAGAGGATGGGCAGCTATTTCGTCATGCTCCCGCAGGCCAACGCGACCGACGGCTTTTTCTCCGCGGTGCTTGAGCGGGTGGCCGAGGACCCGGCGCGGGCCGCGCACGAGGGCGGGGCCCCCCGCGGCCGCTGA
- the purN gene encoding phosphoribosylglycinamide formyltransferase has product MKNIVILISGRGSNFEAILRASREQRWEQNPGARIAAVISNRPGARGLETARREGIPAVAVDHKLFPTREAFEERLAQEVDRFEPDLIVLAGFMRILTERFVAPREGKILNIHPALLPLFKGLDTHQRAIDAGVRVHGSTVHFVSAALDGGAIIGQAVVPVLPSDTAETLAARGLELEHVLYPRVCRAVLEGRVRLEGGRAVMDDDTARELAIFA; this is encoded by the coding sequence ATGAAAAACATCGTCATTTTGATTTCCGGCCGGGGCTCCAACTTCGAGGCGATTCTGCGCGCAAGCCGCGAGCAGCGCTGGGAGCAGAACCCGGGGGCCCGCATCGCCGCGGTCATCTCCAACCGCCCCGGCGCCCGCGGGCTGGAGACGGCCCGGCGCGAGGGGATCCCCGCGGTCGCCGTGGACCACAAGCTCTTCCCGACCCGCGAGGCCTTCGAGGAGCGGCTCGCCCAGGAGGTCGACCGGTTCGAGCCCGACCTCATCGTGCTCGCCGGCTTCATGCGGATTCTCACCGAGCGGTTCGTCGCGCCGCGCGAAGGGAAGATCCTCAACATCCATCCGGCGCTGCTGCCGCTCTTCAAGGGCCTCGACACGCACCAGAGGGCGATCGACGCGGGCGTGCGCGTTCACGGCTCGACCGTGCACTTCGTGTCCGCGGCGCTCGACGGCGGGGCCATCATCGGGCAGGCCGTCGTGCCGGTGCTGCCGAGCGACACCGCCGAGACCCTGGCCGCACGCGGGCTCGAGCTGGAGCACGTGCTCTATCCGCGCGTGTGCCGCGCGGTGCTCGAGGGCCGCGTCCGCCTCGAGGGCGGCCGCGCGGTGATGGACGACGACACCGCCCGGGAGCTTGCGATTTTCGCCTGA
- the ileS gene encoding isoleucine--tRNA ligase — MANSDNQTRKYPLNLPDTPFPMRGNLPQREPRWIDEWDRKDLYHVVRRARQGAKKFILHDGPPYANGDIHLGHAVNKILKDIINKSKLLEGYDVPYVPGWDCHGMPIEIQIEKQYGKNIPVLERQSKCRAYAHEQVARQMKDFKRLGVLADWGHPYLTLRHETEATEIRALAKIMAKGYVYRGLKPVNWCFDCQSALAEAEVEYKDIKSPTLDVAFPLLEEDRAKLEKAFGVAVTKPAAAVIWTTTPWTIPANQALNVHPDLDYALIDTGDRLLILCEKLAAEALKRYGMTGRTLAVTKGRALEMIRFRHPLAQMDKGYDRCSPVYLAEYVDATAGTGIVHSAPAYGVDDFNTCKAYGMKNDEILSPVQNDGTYAASLPLFGGMNIWKAGRKVLDTLRLAGNLLNEDSIVHSYMHCWRHKTPLIFRATSQWFVRMDRSTPDTRGVLQPEGAPEPEPLREIALRGVDATKFYPPWGYNRLHAMIANRPDWCLSRQRTWGVPMPFFVNKATGELHPRTLEIMEEVAKKVEKGGIEIWTTAKAEDFMPEDEAKLYEKTNNTLDVWFDSGTTHYTVMRGSHKDDLGFPADMYLEGSDQHRGWFHSSLLTASMLDGRPPYNALLTHGFTVDENGEKMSKSKGNVVRPQEISDKFGAEILRLWVASTDYTGELRLGKTILKGVVDSYRRIRNTLRFLLANTSDFDIERDAVPVAQMLDIDRWALARAAQLQRDVIADADRCEFHTMVSRLHSFASDDLGSFYLDILKDRLYTCGAKSLARRSAQTALWHITASYLRLMAPVLTFTAEEAFAVFSPNKTGTIFTETHHSLPEIPQARELLARWALIREARAVVQKTVEDLRGTGAVGSSLQANVCITASGDTYKALAGLGDELKFVMVTSRAELRQGKEGSPTACTAEASRAKKCLRCWHYEEDVGSDAAHPDLCPRCVENLFGAGETRTKA, encoded by the coding sequence ATGGCCAACAGCGACAATCAGACGAGGAAGTATCCGCTCAACCTGCCGGATACGCCGTTTCCGATGCGCGGAAACCTTCCCCAGCGCGAACCGCGCTGGATCGACGAGTGGGACCGCAAGGACCTCTACCACGTGGTGCGGCGGGCCCGCCAGGGAGCGAAGAAGTTCATCCTGCACGACGGCCCCCCGTATGCGAACGGCGACATCCACCTCGGCCACGCTGTTAACAAGATCCTGAAGGACATCATCAACAAGTCGAAGCTGCTCGAGGGCTACGACGTGCCCTACGTGCCGGGCTGGGACTGCCACGGCATGCCCATCGAGATCCAGATCGAAAAGCAGTACGGGAAGAACATCCCCGTTCTGGAGCGCCAGAGCAAGTGCCGCGCCTACGCCCACGAGCAGGTGGCGCGCCAGATGAAGGACTTCAAGCGGCTCGGCGTGCTCGCCGACTGGGGCCACCCGTACCTCACGCTGCGCCACGAGACCGAGGCGACGGAAATCCGCGCCCTCGCGAAGATCATGGCCAAGGGCTACGTCTACCGCGGCCTGAAGCCCGTCAACTGGTGCTTCGACTGCCAGAGCGCGCTGGCCGAGGCCGAGGTCGAGTACAAGGACATCAAGAGCCCCACGCTCGACGTCGCCTTCCCGCTGCTAGAAGAGGACCGCGCGAAGCTCGAGAAAGCCTTCGGAGTGGCCGTCACGAAGCCCGCCGCGGCCGTGATCTGGACCACGACGCCCTGGACCATTCCGGCCAACCAGGCCCTCAACGTCCACCCCGACCTCGACTACGCCCTGATCGACACGGGCGACAGGCTGCTCATCCTGTGCGAGAAGCTCGCCGCAGAGGCCCTCAAGCGCTACGGAATGACCGGCCGGACGCTGGCCGTCACGAAGGGCCGCGCGCTCGAGATGATCCGCTTCCGCCATCCGCTCGCGCAGATGGACAAGGGCTACGACCGCTGCTCGCCCGTCTACCTGGCCGAGTACGTCGACGCCACCGCCGGCACGGGCATCGTGCACTCCGCCCCCGCCTACGGCGTGGACGACTTCAACACCTGCAAGGCCTACGGGATGAAGAACGACGAAATCCTGAGCCCCGTGCAGAACGACGGCACCTACGCGGCCTCGCTGCCGCTTTTCGGCGGCATGAACATCTGGAAGGCCGGCCGCAAGGTGCTCGACACGCTGCGGCTTGCCGGCAACCTGCTCAACGAGGACTCGATCGTCCACAGCTACATGCACTGCTGGCGCCACAAGACGCCGCTCATCTTCAGGGCCACCTCCCAGTGGTTCGTGAGGATGGACCGCTCGACGCCCGACACCAGGGGCGTGCTGCAGCCCGAAGGGGCCCCCGAGCCCGAGCCGCTGCGCGAGATCGCGCTGCGCGGCGTGGACGCGACGAAGTTCTATCCGCCCTGGGGCTACAACCGGCTGCACGCCATGATCGCGAACCGCCCCGACTGGTGCCTGTCGCGCCAGAGGACCTGGGGCGTGCCGATGCCCTTCTTCGTGAACAAGGCGACCGGAGAGCTGCACCCGCGCACGCTCGAAATCATGGAAGAGGTCGCGAAGAAGGTCGAAAAAGGCGGCATTGAGATCTGGACCACGGCGAAGGCCGAGGACTTCATGCCCGAGGACGAGGCGAAGCTCTACGAGAAGACCAACAACACGCTCGACGTCTGGTTCGACTCGGGCACCACGCACTACACGGTGATGCGCGGCAGCCACAAGGACGATCTCGGCTTCCCGGCCGACATGTACCTTGAGGGCTCCGACCAGCACCGCGGCTGGTTCCACAGCTCGCTGCTCACCGCCTCGATGCTCGACGGCCGCCCGCCCTACAACGCGCTGCTCACCCACGGCTTCACGGTGGACGAGAACGGCGAGAAAATGTCCAAGTCGAAGGGCAACGTCGTCCGCCCGCAGGAGATCTCCGACAAGTTCGGGGCTGAAATCCTGCGCCTGTGGGTCGCCTCCACCGACTACACCGGGGAGCTGCGCCTCGGCAAGACCATTCTGAAGGGCGTCGTCGACTCCTACCGGCGCATCCGCAACACGCTGCGGTTCCTGCTGGCCAACACGAGCGACTTCGACATCGAGCGCGACGCCGTTCCGGTCGCGCAGATGCTCGACATCGACCGCTGGGCGCTCGCGCGCGCCGCGCAGCTCCAGCGCGACGTGATCGCCGACGCGGACCGCTGCGAGTTCCACACGATGGTCTCGAGGCTGCACTCCTTCGCCTCCGACGACCTGGGCAGCTTCTACCTCGACATCCTCAAGGACCGGCTCTACACCTGCGGGGCGAAGAGCCTCGCCCGCCGCTCGGCCCAGACCGCGCTGTGGCACATCACGGCGAGCTACCTGCGGCTCATGGCCCCGGTGCTCACCTTCACCGCCGAGGAGGCCTTCGCGGTCTTCAGCCCGAACAAGACCGGCACGATCTTCACCGAGACGCACCACAGCCTGCCCGAGATTCCGCAGGCCCGCGAGCTGCTCGCGCGCTGGGCCCTCATCCGCGAGGCCCGCGCCGTCGTGCAGAAGACGGTGGAGGACCTGCGGGGAACCGGAGCGGTGGGCTCGTCGCTGCAGGCAAACGTCTGCATTACCGCCTCGGGCGACACCTACAAGGCGCTGGCGGGCCTGGGCGACGAGCTGAAGTTCGTCATGGTGACGAGCCGCGCCGAACTCCGGCAGGGCAAGGAAGGCTCTCCCACGGCCTGCACCGCCGAGGCGAGCCGCGCGAAGAAGTGCCTGCGCTGCTGGCACTATGAGGAGGACGTCGGCTCCGACGCCGCCCATCCGGACCTCTGCCCGCGCTGCGTCGAGAACCTCTTCGGGGCGGGAGAGACCCGCACGAAGGCCTGA
- a CDS encoding aminoacyl-tRNA deacylase, whose translation MSKEKHVSATPATDWLKAHKVDFRLHTYGFVPHGGTDQAAKELGVDPHIMIKTLIMEDENGEPLVILMHGDCVVSTKNLARQVGRKHIAPCEPEQAQRNSGYFVGGTSPFGTRKRMPVYVQDTVAQLPVIYINGGRRGVIAEMAGSVLTEVLKAVPVHVANPKE comes from the coding sequence ATGTCAAAGGAAAAACATGTGAGCGCGACGCCCGCTACGGACTGGCTCAAGGCGCACAAGGTCGACTTCAGGCTGCACACCTATGGCTTCGTGCCTCACGGCGGGACCGACCAGGCGGCGAAGGAGCTCGGGGTCGACCCCCACATCATGATCAAGACCCTCATCATGGAGGACGAGAACGGCGAGCCGCTTGTGATACTGATGCACGGCGACTGCGTGGTGTCGACGAAGAACCTCGCCCGCCAGGTGGGCCGCAAGCACATCGCGCCCTGCGAGCCGGAGCAGGCGCAGCGCAATTCCGGCTACTTCGTGGGCGGCACGAGCCCCTTCGGGACCCGGAAGCGGATGCCCGTCTACGTGCAGGACACGGTGGCGCAGCTGCCCGTGATCTACATCAACGGCGGCCGCCGCGGGGTGATCGCCGAAATGGCGGGCAGCGTCCTCACCGAGGTGCTGAAGGCGGTCCCGGTGCACGTCGCGAACCCCAAGGAATGA
- the tnpA gene encoding IS200/IS605 family transposase: MNDTKTLAHTTWNCKYHIVFAPKYRRQVFYGEKKRAVGEILRKLCEWKGINIVEAECCPDHVHMLLEMPPKYSVSAVVGYLKGKSSLMIYEQFANLKFKYRNREFWCRGYYVDTVGKNKTKIAEYIRHQLDEDKLGAQLSMPFAEDPFKGR; the protein is encoded by the coding sequence ATGAATGATACAAAAACCTTGGCGCACACGACGTGGAACTGTAAGTACCACATCGTGTTTGCGCCAAAGTATCGCCGGCAGGTGTTTTACGGCGAGAAAAAGCGGGCTGTCGGAGAAATACTTCGCAAGCTCTGCGAGTGGAAGGGCATCAACATCGTAGAAGCGGAGTGTTGCCCGGATCACGTGCATATGCTGTTGGAAATGCCCCCGAAGTACAGCGTCTCAGCAGTTGTGGGGTATCTCAAGGGGAAAAGCAGCCTAATGATTTACGAGCAATTTGCGAATTTGAAATTTAAGTACCGAAACCGAGAATTTTGGTGCAGAGGGTACTACGTGGACACGGTTGGCAAAAACAAGACCAAGATCGCGGAGTACATCAGACACCAACTGGATGAAGACAAACTGGGTGCCCAATTAAGCATGCCGTTTGCCGAGGACCCATTCAAGGGCAGGTAA
- a CDS encoding methylated-DNA--[protein]-cysteine S-methyltransferase, giving the protein MRRSSAGRAVRLLRWPFADVEILADGSGMLSGVEVYPPGSRPEASATCGSESVERARAALEAYAENPQSLDCRDWTDEPCLARGSAFEQRIWRALAAIPCGATETYGELAARAGSPGGARAAGHAARTNPLAILLPCHRVVGASGLVGYHGRTDGPFLEVKRALLLREAEQTIRWWF; this is encoded by the coding sequence ATGAGGCGGTCCTCGGCGGGCCGCGCGGTGCGGCTGCTGCGCTGGCCGTTTGCCGACGTCGAAATCCTCGCCGACGGCTCGGGGATGCTCTCGGGCGTGGAGGTGTATCCTCCCGGAAGCCGTCCGGAGGCCTCCGCGACCTGCGGCTCGGAATCGGTGGAGAGGGCGCGCGCCGCGCTTGAAGCCTATGCCGAAAATCCGCAGAGCCTCGACTGCAGGGACTGGACGGACGAGCCCTGCCTCGCGCGCGGGAGCGCCTTCGAGCAGCGGATCTGGCGCGCTCTCGCCGCCATCCCCTGCGGGGCGACCGAAACCTACGGGGAGCTCGCCGCCCGGGCGGGCAGCCCCGGGGGCGCCCGGGCCGCGGGGCACGCCGCCCGGACGAACCCGCTCGCGATCCTGCTGCCCTGCCACCGCGTGGTGGGGGCCTCGGGGCTTGTGGGCTACCACGGGCGCACGGACGGGCCGTTTTTGGAGGTGAAGCGGGCGCTGCTCCTGCGCGAGGCCGAGCAGACGATCCGCTGGTGGTTTTAA
- the lspA gene encoding signal peptidase II, which yields MKPSSRTGGAARWFLIALAVFAADQAAKAWANEALADGWIEVTGFFSLVLLRNTGSAFSFLADAGGWQQLFFGAAALGISAFLAALILRHRTDALLCTGCALVIGGALGNLADRLLAGAVTDFLDFHIGSLHWPAFNIADAAIVAGVALLCRKEMKSGRS from the coding sequence ATGAAGCCAAGCAGCAGGACAGGCGGCGCGGCCCGCTGGTTTCTGATCGCCCTGGCGGTCTTTGCGGCCGACCAGGCCGCCAAGGCCTGGGCGAACGAGGCGCTCGCCGACGGATGGATCGAGGTGACGGGATTCTTCAGCCTCGTGCTGCTGCGCAACACCGGCTCCGCCTTCTCGTTTCTCGCCGACGCGGGCGGCTGGCAGCAGCTTTTCTTCGGCGCGGCCGCCCTCGGCATTTCCGCCTTCCTCGCCGCGCTCATCCTCAGGCACCGGACGGACGCCCTGCTGTGCACGGGCTGCGCGCTTGTGATCGGAGGCGCGCTCGGCAACCTCGCCGACCGGCTCCTCGCGGGCGCCGTCACAGACTTTCTCGACTTCCACATCGGCTCGCTGCACTGGCCCGCGTTCAACATCGCCGACGCGGCCATCGTGGCCGGGGTGGCGCTGCTGTGCCGGAAGGAGATGAAAAGCGGCCGCAGCTGA
- the rpmG gene encoding 50S ribosomal protein L33, protein MAKGNREKIKLESTAGTGHFYTTTKNKRTTTGKLEFSKYDPVARKHVIYKETKLK, encoded by the coding sequence ATGGCAAAGGGAAATCGCGAAAAGATCAAGCTGGAGTCGACCGCCGGTACCGGTCACTTCTATACGACCACGAAGAACAAGCGCACCACTACGGGCAAGCTGGAGTTCAGCAAGTACGACCCGGTGGCCCGCAAGCACGTGATCTACAAGGAAACCAAGCTCAAGTAA
- the ispH gene encoding 4-hydroxy-3-methylbut-2-enyl diphosphate reductase — protein sequence MVKILLAQPRGFCAGVDRAIAIVERALEIYGRPIYVRHEIVHNRTVVERLRRRGAVFIDSLADVPEGATLVFSAHGVPLAVEREARSRGLRVFDATCPLVTKVHREVARMREAGRVVIMIGHRGHPEVEGTMGQAEGGMELVETASDVAGLKVPAGAKTAYVTQTTLSLDDSEEVARALRRRFPDIDRPKKDDICYATQHRQDAVKRLAAAVQLVLVIGSSTSSNSNRLREVAERVGVPAHLVDTAGDVRLEWLEGIERIGITAGASAPEPLVRDVVERIRSACGGALVEEQEGERESLVFPLPKGLWDRDLEAARAARAAPAGEAS from the coding sequence ATGGTGAAAATCCTGCTCGCCCAGCCCCGCGGATTCTGCGCGGGCGTCGACCGCGCGATCGCGATCGTCGAACGGGCGCTTGAAATTTACGGCCGCCCGATCTATGTGCGCCACGAGATCGTGCACAACCGCACCGTGGTCGAGCGGCTCAGGCGCCGCGGCGCGGTGTTCATCGACTCGCTCGCGGACGTGCCCGAGGGGGCGACGCTCGTGTTTTCGGCGCACGGGGTGCCGCTCGCGGTCGAGCGCGAGGCGAGAAGCCGCGGTCTGAGGGTTTTTGACGCCACCTGCCCGCTGGTGACCAAGGTGCACCGCGAGGTGGCCCGCATGCGCGAGGCGGGCCGCGTCGTCATCATGATCGGGCACCGCGGGCACCCGGAGGTCGAGGGCACCATGGGGCAGGCCGAGGGCGGCATGGAGCTCGTCGAGACCGCCTCCGATGTCGCCGGCCTGAAGGTTCCCGCGGGCGCGAAGACCGCCTACGTCACGCAGACGACGCTCTCGCTCGACGACTCCGAGGAGGTCGCCCGGGCGCTGCGGCGGCGCTTTCCGGACATCGACCGCCCGAAAAAGGACGACATCTGCTACGCGACGCAGCACCGGCAGGACGCCGTGAAGCGGCTCGCCGCGGCCGTGCAGCTCGTGCTCGTGATCGGCTCCTCGACCAGCTCGAACTCCAACCGCCTGCGCGAGGTGGCCGAGCGCGTCGGCGTGCCCGCGCACCTGGTCGACACGGCCGGCGACGTGCGGCTCGAATGGCTCGAGGGGATCGAGCGGATCGGCATCACGGCGGGCGCCTCGGCTCCCGAGCCGCTCGTGCGGGACGTGGTCGAGCGGATCCGCAGCGCCTGCGGAGGCGCCCTGGTCGAAGAGCAGGAGGGCGAGCGCGAGTCGCTGGTCTTCCCGCTGCCCAAGGGGCTCTGGGACCGGGACCTCGAGGCGGCCCGCGCCGCCCGGGCGGCGCCCGCAGGGGAGGCCTCATGA